In Cucurbita pepo subsp. pepo cultivar mu-cu-16 chromosome LG04, ASM280686v2, whole genome shotgun sequence, the following are encoded in one genomic region:
- the LOC111794052 gene encoding uncharacterized protein LOC111794052, translating into MAMRQFFSEIRGLKVKELPGYVKPMLTIDSVKKAVQRGLDNYHAKYIQTSSIDPLLHVCYGGMVLSYLLALPEERRHLEHQQHAKEHGGH; encoded by the coding sequence ATGGCAATGAGGCAATTCTTCTCGGAAATCAGGGGCTTGAAGGTTAAGGAGCTGCCTGGCTACGTGAAGCCGATGCTCACCATTGACTCTGTGAAGAAGGCAGTGCAGAGAGGTCTCGACAACTACCACGCCAAGTACATTCAGACCAGCTCGATTGACCCTCTTCTCCATGTCTGCTATGGCGGTATGGTCTTATCCTACCTCCTTGCGCTCCCTGAGGAACGGCGCCACCTTGAACATCAGCAACACGCCAAAGAGCATGGTGGCCACTGA